From the genome of Solanum dulcamara chromosome 12, daSolDulc1.2, whole genome shotgun sequence:
GAAGTTGCAAATGTAGTTTGAACAGTTATTGGTTCAAAGTATGCCCAGTCGGGAGTAAGTGAATGATATTAGTGTAATGGTTGTGCACTAGCAGGAATTACCTCTATGTAAGATAATTTGTCTTCTTAAATCGTTAGTCTTTACCTGTTTGGTTCTGGAAATCAGTTATGGTATCATaaggaaaaaaattcaacttcttTAATTTGAAAACTCTTCGACTAGTTGACATCCGTAATACTCTTTCCCATGACTCATTTACTTGATGTGATCTTTTAGTGGTCTGATAAGTATCTTAATTGTTGACAGGGTGAGCCAAGCTTCCACCTTTATGGATTTATCATGTGTATAGGTGCAACTGCTGCTAGAGCTTTTAAGTCTGTTCTTCAAGGAGTCCTCCTTTCCAATGAAGGGTCAGTATTTTCCTGCTTCCTTCCATCTGTTTAAGTTTTTAGTGTTGTAATTCTTGTTGTtctttttttatctttataataGTAGATGCAACCATGTTCCTTCGGGTCTATGTGAACTTTTTCACTCCAGAACTATGCATTTCTATGTATTTGCGGGGCTTGTAAAAGCTGAAGTGGAATGAGGTAGCATATTTGCTGTGCACTTCTAACGGCCTTGCCTTGGGACATATTCGCATTGTGAAAAATAGTTTGACTGCAACGGCAATGAAACCAcctgactttttttttttggcaactCCTTTCCCTGGATCATACGGCGATACGAGGGTGAATAAGGAACTTTTGTATGCAAAGCTTGTAAAAAGTCGAGCAAAATGGCTACCATTTTAAAGTCCGTCCTATATGGAGGTAGCAGGTTGGCCATCCATCTCCTTTAGCAGTGACTGTTGCTGGAACAGTTTTCTTGTATGTCCATTAGTAAAACACACAAATATGAGTGCAAAAGTTCGATATACTTTACTTCAAACCATTGAAGAGTCTGTGGTACAGAGGAGGTGTTAAGTTTTGAAGTCGATGAATTGAACTAGAATGGATAGGTTGATTGTCTTGCGGAGATGTCACCACAAATCACTTGGAAGGATACACACAGCAATTTGAATATCAAAATTGTGCAAGATTATGAGGCCTTATCATGGACATAGACAGGTTGAGTGAACCTTACAAGTCCATCAGTACAAGCCATCCAAGGATAACCACATATAAAGTTTGGAAATGAGTGTGAATCCAGTAGCTGACAAGTTAGTATCACAAACGTAAGGGCCCAGACGATAAGGAGGCCAAACCGGCATGTCTAAAGCCAAATGCCTCCACGGAGATCCAGTACCCTAACTCAGGTACACAAGCACACAGCGAAGTTTAAGTATCATGACTCTCGGTGCTTGAAACTGGTGCTGGAGGAGAGTGTGAACTGATGTTTGCTGCCTTACAGTTTTTCTATAGAGTTATGTTCGTTAGGAAATTCTTTCTTTGATATAGCTGGTACTTCCTAGAACATTGATGGAAGCTGTAGCGAGGTGAAGGGTGAGAAAGGTGGATGTCAGGAAAAAAACCTACGAGATGTAGCTCCTCTTTTCGCGTATTGGATTATTTGGAGGGAAATGAATGGTGGTAAgtttgaagaagttgaaagagACCACAATGGAGAGTCAAAAGTCCTTTGTTACTTATTTCCACTTTTTGTATAACAAGAATATCCTCTTATCCTTTTCAGTTTAGATGGTTGGACATTTTGAGGATTATGTTAATACGTTCATACTATTTGTAAAGTTGGCACTGTCATATCAATAAGCACTAATctatcccccccccccaaaaaaaaaaggcagaATGGAAGTCTTATTCCATTTCATAATGACATtattatgtaaaaattataTGTCAAGATCATGTTGTTCATTGGTAATTGAAATGGGGAAACGACCAGACCGCAAATGAATAACATGATCTTCAATTTGCAAGTTTGCAAAAGATTGGAATATGAGAGAAGATAGCTTTTGGTACTTCCATATGATCAAAGGTTGTGGTTAATTTTCATCTCCAACACTTAAAAGATCATTCCTTCAGTATTTGTTATCATACCTAGAGCCTTGTCATGATTTTGATAAATTATAGCTTATTCATCTGTTTCGCTGTTACATGTTGTAGTTTTCTTTTGTGACCTCATTTGTAACCtgttgttatttttttcttaggGATAAATTAAACTCCATAGATCTGCTGCTTTACATGTTAAGTCTGCCTCTTTAACCTGCTGTTATTTTTTTAGGGAAAAGTTGAACTCCATGAATCTACTGCTTTACATGTCGCCAATTGCTGTTCTAGTTTTACTGCCTGCAACACTCATAATGGAGCCCAATGTGATAGATGCCACTATTACACTTGCTATAGCACATAGATACCTGGTCCTGCTTATTTTGATCAATTCTATAATGGCATATGGGGCCAACTTGTTAAATTTTTTGGTAACCAAGCATACTAGTCCATTGACACTTCAGGTTTGTGCTCTCCTTCTCTTACCCCCTTCCCCTTTGTTTCCAATTTGTAGTCATATTTTTAACTTACTTttacctattttgaacaactcTAATCTATGTGCATGACCATTTGTAGGTCCTAGGGAATGCCAAGGGTGCTGTGGCTGTTGTGATCTCAATACTTCTTTTTCGCAATCCTGTTACTTTTATTGGCATCGCAGGCTATGCAATGACCGTCATGGGGGTTGTTGCATATGGGGAATCCAAGAGAAGAATCAAATGAGCTTAGACACAGGCTTCTTTTCTAAAGTCGTGAGTCCCCAGTTTTGTTTCTTGAACATTTGATGCACGGTAGagttggtgatagatggatcaTCATTGCAATGTAATGAGCGGACGATAGATCAAGAGATGAAATGGAAAAAGGGTCAGGGGGCTGGGGAATCATTTCCTTTGTCCCATTTGTCCAACATGATAGGATGTATGCAGTTGTATCGGTTTCTCTGTTGTTGCACTAACATTTTAGGGGATCGGGTATGGGAACTATTAAAATTATTCTCTTATATTCTTTTGCAGACGTGATAGGATGTATGTATTTGTATCAGATGATATGTTAAAATAGAGCATTTTAATCTCTTGATGTTTTTCTgttattcttatatatatatatatattgtatacaaACTTCTTGTTAGTGATAAGAATGTCAGGCCTTACAATTATATTTGAAGCAAGAATGCAACTTTAAAAAGGGGGATCatcttgtttcttttttctcaacAAGTCAATGAGAATACACCACAATTCATATATTGACATATTGTGttcattttcaaatttctgCTTTGTTACTTCCATCATCTGTAACCACTGGAAGGTGGCAAGAAATTAATGAACAATATGATGGCTCACTAAACATTTAGATCAATCACATTTTGTGTATAAATAATATTGCAGATCCTAATAGTATCAGTTCCTTAGGCCAACCCCAAAGTGAAACCTCCCAGTCCGCTGGTCATTGAAGGCGTACTCCAGTCTTAATGGTCCCAATGGAGAGTCTACGCAAATACCAACCCCGCATCCATATCCACTTCCAGGTTTTCGTCTTGGTCCAGCAGGATCACCTGATAAGGaaaaacaacaattaaatgGAAAGAATGCCAATGTACAATGTTAAAATCCAGAGTTCAAGAATTCTTTTTTGGGCTAGCTAGCACACGGTTCAAAATGGGTTCGCCCCTCTACCCCTCTCCACTGAACTCATGACATGCATCCAATCCACACATAACGCGTTACACTCTTACCACTAGACCAAAGCCCGGGGGAATCCATAGATCAAGATTTTGGCATTTTGTCAATGATATAATGCTTTAGCATGACAGAACGATAAAATATGTTACAACTTACATCCCCTTACAAGCAAAATTTACACTAATTTGAGTACAATTGCTTGTCAATGAAGCCTCAAGTCTAATAGACAAATTTGACACTGAATCTAAATATAGTTTACATTTCCCGTCATATTTGTGAATTTAGTAGCTGTTGCCTATTATCCAACAAGAATGTGATTTATTCTACCAATTTGGTCGCAATTGAGTACAAAGCATTCAGAATAATTATCTTTCAACAGAGGGGGCAGGGGTGGGGGCCATTAGCCAAAATAGTAAACAACATCAGACCAGGGATACATACCAGGAACACTTCGACCAGATCCAAGGTCTGAACCATAATCAGCAAATACAGCCCCTTCTACTGGCCCCATCTGCAAAATGTGGGAATATGATAAGAAAGATGATGCATAGAGCATTCATGTCAAAGACGTTTATCAGAGAACTAATATATTGTAGAGAAACCCAAGGGTGTGGCTTAATGGTCTTAATGGTTGGTGAAGCTGGAACAAAGACCATGGGAGACTGGGGTTCATATAGCAACATAGAGGCAAAAAAGTTTGGTCAATTCCTTCTCATCTATCTAAGCCTTGGGGCAGTGAGTTATCTGGTAGTTGACCTGGTGGAGTGGAAGGATGTAGGTCCCTCGTGGTGTATTCAAGCTGTCCAGAATCCACAGTTATCAACAACAGAGAGGAAGaggtgagagagagagagagctaagAAATTGTAGGGAAAGACAGCagttttctaaaaataaaagaacattAGCAACAACCATCTTGGTAGAGTCGAGATAGCACCCCACGCATCATTGAGATGGATGAGAAAGACGGCAAAATCCACCAATATCTAGAGAAATGAGTTCAACTATCAGATTATAGTTTCCAACTGCCTCCACTTACCAGAGGGAATGAAATTTCACCACAGCCAACCACATAAGACCGGCTGGAGCCGACTGCCCCTTCTTCATATCCTCTTACACTGTTGGTTCCACCAATCGCAAATGCTTCATGAGGCGGAAAATTACCGACCATATGACCACCAGAGAAGCTGCAAAAAGACTCACAATAACCAGCAATTTAAGTTACGGGAATTTAAAGAATGCAGTTGACGGTAGAAAAAACAAATTTAGCATCTTTTGAGCTAATCATCATAAAAACGGGAGACTGTACCTTAGGAGAAGATGCATAGGACCTAATACCAATCCTTTTCTAGCACGAGCATTGACTCTGTTGAAAACTAACCAGTCTGACCACACAGGAAGGCCCTGATCCATGTTGAAAACAAACTGCAAAACAGGGAAAAATATTGAAAGGGTGCATCAAGATTTTTTTTCTATCCCTTTATTTACTAGACAGAATCTGGCAGAATATTAGGAAACTAACCACTGAAGAACCAGGGCCACTGGAACCAGTATAGACAGTCTCAAGTTTGGCAAGTAACATATCATCGTGAGTGTTGCCACTGCAACAGTTCAGAAAGGAACACATTGGACACTTTCTTATGGTCAGATATACAACACTTTAGGCAGCATAAACCACCATCAATCTATACCTTGCAGTAAGTGGACTACTGTAGTAGTCCCTTATAATAGGACTCCCCTTGTCATCCCGAGCACCAGCACGCTGAGAAATTCAATTAGGAAGGACAAATAGTAACAGCATTAACATAAATGAGAAACAAAGAATATCTCAGACACTGGGAAGAATAATCAAATAACTCTGTTGATTCCCAAGACTAGAAACAAGAAAAGAGTCTTCATCCTCTTTGGCACTCTTAACAATACAATCTTCACCTGAAAAGATTATTCAAACTACTCATCCCTAGCTCCTGCTCATTATTGCATTAATGACTCAAATTATTCCTAGGGCTTGTCATCTTTGCATCGCTAAGCACGAGTAAcatttatcttttatattttagaCAAAGCATAAGTAATGTTTCTCTTTAACAATGAATACTCCAAACTTCATGTATAGGAAATACTCTTCGGTCCCTGAAACAACAGTGGTTCAGTGAAATtttattactccctccgtcccaatttatgtgaacAAGATGACCGAGGTGAGTACCCCGTGGGCCTTACGAAAACAACAGTTGAGTTTCTCACAGGCAGAAATTGTCATTCTACTGTTTTACtctcaaaatatcaataaaGATCTTTATCACTACATTGCCCTATATAACCACATCcgaaaatgcataaattatCTTAATACATTAATATAAAAGCTACCTGAAATATGATTCCAGCTGTCCCGTTCCACTTTGGCCTGAATGGCCTACTGTATTCAATCCCGGCAGTGACACGTCCTATTGTCAGGCTACCATCGGGTTGACTATGAACAAGTGTGCCAGGTGTCCTCGAATTCTAGTCAAAATAGGAAGTTGGGTAGACATGAGCTCTCAAGAGCTGTCATGATATATACTATAGGGAACTTTAAATTACCTGTATCATAATTGATCTTGAAGTTCTCTTATCATCTCCTTCAATCCATGGATCTGTGTAATTTATCCGAAAGACTGAGTCAACTTGTCCCCGCTCTAGTGACAAATTCAGCTTTTGATTTCTTCCGAAAAGATTCTTGTGGTATATAGCACAACTGAAATGAAAGGGCATAATGAACAGCATATCCTTGGGAGAAAACTGAAAGTGATCCTTTATTTGGGAAAATAATTCAAGGTGGAAATTTAGTAGACATATAGACAATAATTGATATCTACTAACACTCAGTAGGTTAATTACTCGCAGTGATGTCTGCTTATAGAGATCTAAGGCTTTCTTCGAGAGAGCTATACTGTCTGCTTATAGAGATCTAAGGCTTTCTTCGAGAGAGCTATAATTGATATCTACTAACACTCAGCAGGTTAATTACTCGCAGTGATGTCTGCTTATAGAGATCTAAGGCTTTCTTCGAGAGAGCTATACTGTCTCTCAAAAGAAGTCCATGTAAGAATTTCTTTCCTAGCAGTATTTTAGCTAAAAAGTAACTCATTCTACAGATTTCATTTCTGAGAAAAGATAGTCACATTGGCCACTTCATAATGGCCTTCTCATAAAAGCTATTTAGAGTAGATTTGCAGCTTGTTAAATA
Proteins encoded in this window:
- the LOC129875904 gene encoding UDP-URONIC ACID TRANSPORTER 1-like; translated protein: MSSSQSEKQTLFIASLIIFWYSSNIGVLLLNKLLLSNYGFSFPIFLTMCHMSACAVLSYVSIVFLKIVPFQRIKSRSQFLRIATLSIVFCGSVVGGNISLRYLPVSFNQAVGATTPFFTALFAYLITQKREAWITYGCLVPVVTGVVIASGGEPSFHLYGFIMCIGATAARAFKSVLQGVLLSNEGEKLNSMNLLLYMSPIAVLVLLPATLIMEPNVIDATITLAIAHRYLVLLILINSIMAYGANLLNFLVTKHTSPLTLQVLGNAKGAVAVVISILLFRNPVTFIGIAGYAMTVMGVVAYGESKRRIK